A window of the Candidatus Nitrosotalea okcheonensis genome harbors these coding sequences:
- a CDS encoding AAA family ATPase, with amino-acid sequence MTKFHVGKPAPSEDLVDREDEVKYLVSKMRSTSINYNIATIGHRRIGKTSILLKVKTILSKNKRFVVVYFDVKKNIGDPKIFLNKLEKEIFDSYADKLGALEKITVKAGKLSSVVTKITSAITSMKIKSIGSDIRSDGTITPKIEFGDKVADYSTFFLSVFQTPTAFAKHSNLKFVVILDEFQEFEELNRYPGLKNIFSLFRSIIQERGKNVSFIISGSRVHMLESILGSGESPLFVHFERQVISEMNEINSIKLFNKYLKARKLGENDNIAKTAYQLVGGQPFYLMAIAEGWNKGEKVAETLNRLLTDPLGTLRLYTEYVLSEDLKIATGGPILKTILSALSDSDNGHSFSELAKKTGIPMNIISRYIPSLLTADLITQAGGAIKIRDKIILEYLRLQT; translated from the coding sequence ATGACAAAATTTCACGTAGGCAAACCTGCTCCTTCAGAAGACCTAGTGGACAGGGAAGACGAGGTAAAGTATCTAGTTTCTAAAATGAGATCAACATCAATTAATTACAACATTGCAACCATAGGACACAGAAGAATAGGAAAGACATCCATTCTCCTAAAAGTTAAAACTATTCTTTCCAAGAACAAGAGATTCGTAGTTGTGTATTTTGATGTCAAGAAGAACATTGGAGATCCAAAGATTTTTCTCAACAAACTAGAAAAGGAAATTTTTGATTCCTATGCTGATAAACTTGGTGCTTTAGAAAAAATAACAGTCAAAGCAGGTAAACTTTCCTCAGTAGTTACAAAAATTACATCTGCCATAACATCGATGAAAATCAAATCAATAGGTAGCGATATAAGATCTGACGGTACAATTACACCAAAAATAGAATTTGGCGACAAGGTTGCAGATTATAGCACTTTCTTTTTATCAGTTTTTCAAACGCCTACAGCATTTGCAAAACACAGCAATCTGAAATTTGTGGTAATACTAGATGAGTTTCAAGAATTCGAAGAGCTTAACAGATATCCAGGTCTTAAAAATATATTCAGTTTATTTAGAAGCATCATCCAAGAACGCGGCAAAAATGTATCTTTCATAATAAGTGGGTCTAGAGTACACATGCTGGAATCAATACTTGGAAGTGGGGAATCTCCACTTTTTGTACACTTTGAGAGGCAAGTAATAAGCGAGATGAATGAAATTAATTCTATAAAACTGTTCAACAAATATTTGAAGGCAAGAAAATTAGGAGAAAACGACAACATTGCAAAGACAGCATATCAACTTGTCGGAGGCCAGCCGTTTTATTTAATGGCAATTGCTGAAGGGTGGAACAAGGGAGAAAAAGTTGCAGAGACTTTGAATCGTTTACTGACAGATCCTCTTGGCACGTTGCGACTATATACCGAATATGTATTATCAGAAGACCTAAAAATTGCTACAGGCGGCCCAATACTCAAAACCATTTTGAGTGCTTTATCTGATAGTGATAATGGCCATTCGTTCTCGGAATTAGCTAAAAAGACTGGCATTCCCATGAATATAATTTCCAGATACATACCCTCGTTGCTGACTGCTGACCTGATAACACAGGCAGGGGGGGCAATCAAGATAAGAGACAAGATAATTTTAGAATACCTAAGATTACAAACGTGA